In the Tenuifilum sp. 4138str genome, CGTTGTTTTGCCCTGTGGGTGGTAACGATACTATGGCTAAAGCTGCCGAGGTTCTTGGACAGACCGCCGAGGCAAAGGATCCTATGATTGCCGTTGTACGCTGCTCTGGTAGCCCAGAGCACCGGAAGCGCCTTGTGGAGTACGATGGCGCATCATCGTGTAAGCTGGCCACGGCCCTATATAGTGGCGATACAGGTTGCCAGTATGGTTGCCTTGGCTTAGGCGATTGCGTAGCCGTTTGTAAGTTCGATGCCATTTATATCGATCCGGTAACCCTTTTACCCGTGATAGATGAGGAGAAGTGTACCGCTTGCGGTGCTTGCGTTAAGGCATGTCCAAAGTTCATCATTGAGCTTCGCAAAAAGGGACCTAAGGGTAAGCGCATCTTTGTATCGTGTATTAACAAGGATAAGGGTGGCCCAGCCCGTAAGGCTTGCCAGGTGGCATGCATTGGCTGTGGAAAGTGTGTTAAGGTTTGCCCCCACGATGCCATCACCCTTGAAAATAACCTTGCCTATATCGATTACAACAAGTGTAAGCTTTGCCGTAAGTGCGTGGAGGAGTGTCCTACTGGGGCAATCCTTGAAATAAACTTCCCACCACGTAAGCAAAAGGTCGAAGGGCAAGCTGAGAATGTAGAAAATAATTAATTGTAACACCTAACATAACCATATAGTAATGTTGAAGACATTTGCTAAAGGAGGCGTTCATCCGCCTGAGAATAAATTTTCGGCCGATAGGCCCATTGAGGTGTTGCCGCTACCTGCAAAGGTAAGCATTCCTGTATCGCAGCACATTGGAGCACCTGCAACCATAGTGGTTGCTAAGGGCGATAAAGTTAAGGTTGGCCAGCTTATTGCTCAAAGCGCAGGATTTGTCTCGGCCAATATTCATTCATCGGTGTCGGGTACAGTTGAATCGGTTGATCCAGTTCTCGACAGTTCCGGCTACAAGCGTCAAGCTGTAACAATTGTAGTTGAGGGCGATGAGTGGGAACCCACAATTGATAGATCGCCTGAGCTAAACCGCACAATCATTGCCGATGCTCAAACCATCATCAAGAAAATATCCGAGGCTGGTATTGTTGGTCTTGGCGGAGCAACATTCCCTTCGCATGTTAAGCTTTCGGTTCCAACCGGCAAAAAAGCGGATGTGCTCATAATTAATGGTGTTGAGTGTGA is a window encoding:
- a CDS encoding Fe-S cluster domain-containing protein, which produces MNSIIITAVLVLSLLGVALAIVLYLVAQKFKVIEDPRIDLVEAVLPGANCGGCGYPGCRGFAEAFVKTDDIGSLFCPVGGNDTMAKAAEVLGQTAEAKDPMIAVVRCSGSPEHRKRLVEYDGASSCKLATALYSGDTGCQYGCLGLGDCVAVCKFDAIYIDPVTLLPVIDEEKCTACGACVKACPKFIIELRKKGPKGKRIFVSCINKDKGGPARKACQVACIGCGKCVKVCPHDAITLENNLAYIDYNKCKLCRKCVEECPTGAILEINFPPRKQKVEGQAENVENN